The Lycium ferocissimum isolate CSIRO_LF1 chromosome 10, AGI_CSIRO_Lferr_CH_V1, whole genome shotgun sequence genome window below encodes:
- the LOC132033362 gene encoding phosphatidate phosphatase PAH2-like isoform X5 produces the protein MNTVGRIGSYIGRGVSSVSGPFHPFGGAVDIIVVEQPDGSFKCSPWYVRFGKFQGVLKAREKVVTITVNGVEANFHMYLDSRGRAFFIKEIDIEDGDILSSSSSSGEDTDGKTSSNRPTKSCGEDVLVRSDPRGPGILGRVFGRKSMKNNAGIIRADSLERAEMAADLLEMRWSTNLTPRRYSRDYAVPVSPQDASKGVKEDDLQINDKKSDISSPAHDDMLDNLDFREPSREKDDGSRLSEKSVKRTGKHVLFSPSENATRVSDVVQGVEDSRREESLRISGDSGELGVVDADHDARGCTSISEVASPNLKIVDSLEIEKHDSFTVSRLPDEESGTAAVQSFFYCETEEKSTAVLDVSTEEFTQNLCASRDLEARMHAQTVLSLNDVMSEENSQPEEDLLFEKDPLNGFKVITNNTYPNSITNILVSESGSLNSSAAEADYGCILPIPCSSTSTYEDQYQKTSIKDKVTSKLGASSQALGNPNESSDSLIRRLTVSSSESLEEEQLLFGDIDDCCDSVARYTESTSSDYKEKEDYRVPNYESGPTLDKSIQSDQPIVADGRKLKTVSSNVDIPASLVVQDNRIVRMGRSLPNMWSHDSDFLSNPEGLHSSTVLQTTEVAGVAEEGKNISVTPENERDPKSINSSGRRSWRSWSLSFKRSRSRGNSGLSMDEDVNSDAKSISNNTGGDAEKDVPKPKISKKKIMLTTPTSEQLATLNLKEGKNTVVFTFSTAVLGKQQVDARIYLWRWDSKVVISDVDGTITRSDVLGQFMPMVGMDWSQIGVAHLFSAIKESGYHLLFLSARAISQAYLTRQFLFNLMQNGEGLPEGPVLTSPDGIFPSLFREVVRRAPHEFKIACLEDIKGL, from the exons atgaatactGTGGGGAGGATAGGTAGCTACATTGGGAGAGGGGTAAGTAGTGTTTCGGGGCCTTTCCATCCATTTGGCGGTGCTGTAGATATCATAGTAGTGGAGCAACCAGATGGTAGTTTCAAATGTTCTCCTTGGTATGTTCGATTCGGGAAGTTCCAGGGGGTTCTGAAGGCGAGAGAAAAGGTGGTTACTATAACTGTCAATGGCGTCGAAGCCAATTTTCATATGTATTTAGATAGTAGGGGACGAGCTTTCTTTATAAAGGAGATAGATATAGAAGATGGAGatattttgtcttcttcttcatcctcAGGTGAGGATACTGATGGGAAAACCAGTAGTAATCGGCCAACAAAGAGTTGTGGTGAGGATGTCTTGGTAAGGTCCGATCCCCGAGGACCTGGGATTTTAGGCAGGGTTTTTGGGAGGAAGTCGATGAAAAATAATGCCGGCATTATCAGGGCAGACTCGTTGGAGCGTGCTGAAATGGCAGCTGATCTGTTAGAAATGAGGTGGTCTACTAATCTTACCCCCAGGAGGTACAGTAGAGATTATGCCGTACCTGTTTCTCCCCAAGATGCATCAAAGGGTGTTAAAGAGGATGACTTGCAAATAAATGACAAAAAAAGTGATATAAGCTCTCCTGCACATGATGACATGTTAGACAATCTTGATTTCCGTGAACCTTCTCGTGAGAAGGATGATGGTTCTCGTCTGAGCGAGAAGTCTGTCAAGAGAACTGGTAAACATGTGTTATTTTCACCATCTGAGAATGCAACAAGAGTGTCCGATGTTGTCCAAGGTGTTGAAGATTCTCGTCGTGAAGAAAGCTTAAGAATTTCTGGTGACAGTGGTGAACTAGGCGTAGTTGATGCTGATCATGATGCCAGGGGTTGTACATCTATATCTGAGGTTGCGAGCCCCAATTTAAAAATTGTCGACTCCCTTGAGATTGAGAAGCACGATTCTTTTACAGTTAGCCGTCTTCCCGATGAGGAAAGTGGAACTGCTGCGGTCCAGTCCTTTTTCTATTGTGAAACTGAAGAGAAATCAACAGCGGTGCTAGATGTTTCAACCGAAGAATTTACTCAAAACTTGTGTGCTTCTCGTGATCTAGAAGCTCGTATGCACGCCCAAACGGTGCTCAGTTTGAATGATGTAATGTCTGAGGAAAACTCTCAACCAGAAGAGGACTTATTATTTGAAAAGGATCCTTTAAATGGTTTCAAGGTTATAACCAACAATACTTATCCGAACTCAATCACTAATATTTTGGTCTCCGAGAGCGGTTCGTTGAATAGCTCCGCTGCAGAAGCAGATTATGGGTGCATTTTACCAATCCCTTGTTCCAGTACCTCAACCTATGAAGATCAATATCAGAAGACTAGCATAAAAGATAAAGTAACAAGCAAACTGGGAGCCTCTTCACAGGCTCTTGGTAATCCTAATGAATCTAGTGACAGTTTGATCAGAAGACTTACTGTTTCTTCATCAGAAAGTTTGGAGGAAGAGCAGCTTCTCTTTGGTGATATTGATGATTGTTGCGACAGTGTAGCCAGATACACAGAGTCCACTTCATCAGATtataaggaaaaagaagacTATCGAGTACCAAACTATGAGTCTGGTCCTACTCTAGACAAGTCCATCCAAAGTGATCAGCCAATTGTTGCAGATGGAAGAAAACTCAAAACCGTATCAAGCAATGTTGACATTCCTGCAAGTTTAGTAGTTCAGGACAACAGAATTGTGCGGATGGGCAGATCTTTACCCAACATGTGGTCTCATGATAGTGATTTTCTTTCTAACCCTGAGGGCTTACATTCATCAACTGTACTACAGACAACAGAAGTTGCTGGGGTCGCGGAGGAGGGGAAAAATATTTCAGTCACCCCAGAAAACG AAAGAGATCCCAAATCCATTAATTCCTCGGGTAGGAGGAGCTGGAGATCATGGTCTCTTTCCTTTAAGAGATCAAGAAGCAGGGGAAATTCTGGATTGTCCATGGATGAAGATGTAAATTCTGATGCTAAAAGTATTTCAAATAATACTGGTGGTGACGCAGAAAAAGATGTGCCAAAACCAAAGATttcgaagaagaaaataatgttAACCACTCCAACATCTGAACAGCTGGCTACTTTGAATCTGAAGGAGGGAAAGAATACAGTTGTTTTCACATTCTCGACTGCAGTGCTGGGGAAACAGCAG GTTGATGCTCGCATATATTTGTGGAGATGGGACTCAAAAGTCGTAATATCTGATGTTGACGGAACAATTACTAG ATCTGATGTTCTAGGACAGTTCATGCCTATGGTTGGGATGGATTGGTCACAGATAGGCGTTGCACATCTCTTTTCGGCTATCAAG GAGAGTGGATATCATTTGCTTTTCCTTAGTGCACGTGCTATTTCACAGGCCTATCTTACTAGACAATTCCTGTTTAATCTTATGCAG AATGGAGAGGGATTACCAGAAGGACCAGTTCTTACATCTCCTGATGGAATTTTCCCTTCTCTATTTCGAGAAG TGGTTAGAAGAGCTCCTCATGAATTCAAAATCGCTTGCTTAGAG GATATAAAAGGATTATAA